The Comamonas sp. GB3 AK4-5 genome includes a region encoding these proteins:
- a CDS encoding ATP-binding protein has protein sequence MTSLRLRLIVLMGLAIVLAAVLQGALAYRNALQEADLLFDYQMRQTALALRAGLPVDARAASPLLPPEDENHEFIVQVWTNEGLRIFESAFGAALPQMAVLGFADVRVRGSIYRVFSLQSPAQVIQVAQDLQVRSHMARTLAWRTVWPIALLAPLLALAVWWVVGHTLRPVDRVRRELAERDATSLEPVQENDVPQEVQPLVQELNLLFARVQQAFESQQHFVTDAAHALRSPLQALKLQLQGLQRAPDDAARQLAQQRLAAGIDRAAQLVDQLLLLAREDAQQGARNPTPASRVDLAPLVAQQLADMAVQAQAQGVDLGLGTGSAAAAWVRAEPASLQVLLRNLVDNAVKYTPAGGQVDVRLELRPAAEGADSTPAQVLLVVEDSGPGIPEAERDHALERFVRAEGAAASGIQGSGLGLAIVQTIAQRQGAQVALHGSKSLGGLCVQVTWPATQPVA, from the coding sequence GCCATTGTGTTGGCGGCGGTGCTGCAGGGCGCGCTGGCCTATCGCAATGCCTTGCAAGAGGCCGATCTGCTGTTTGACTACCAGATGCGCCAGACCGCGCTGGCACTGCGCGCCGGCCTGCCGGTGGATGCGCGTGCGGCCTCACCTTTGTTGCCGCCCGAGGACGAGAACCACGAGTTCATTGTCCAGGTCTGGACCAATGAGGGCCTGCGCATTTTTGAATCCGCCTTTGGCGCCGCCTTGCCGCAGATGGCGGTGCTGGGCTTTGCCGACGTGCGTGTGCGCGGCAGCATCTACCGGGTGTTTTCGCTGCAGTCACCGGCCCAGGTGATCCAGGTGGCGCAAGACCTGCAGGTGCGCAGCCATATGGCGCGTACCCTGGCCTGGCGCACGGTGTGGCCCATTGCCTTGCTGGCCCCCTTGCTGGCGCTGGCCGTGTGGTGGGTGGTGGGCCATACGCTGCGCCCGGTGGACCGCGTGCGCCGCGAGTTGGCCGAGCGCGATGCCACCTCGCTGGAGCCGGTACAGGAAAACGATGTGCCGCAGGAGGTGCAACCCCTGGTGCAGGAGCTGAACCTGTTGTTTGCCCGCGTGCAGCAGGCCTTTGAAAGCCAGCAGCATTTTGTGACTGATGCTGCCCATGCCCTGCGCTCGCCACTGCAGGCGCTGAAGCTGCAGCTGCAAGGCCTGCAGCGTGCTCCTGATGATGCCGCCCGCCAGTTGGCACAGCAGCGGCTGGCAGCCGGCATAGACCGCGCGGCCCAGCTGGTGGACCAGCTGCTGCTGCTGGCCCGCGAAGATGCCCAGCAGGGCGCACGCAACCCCACGCCCGCGTCCAGGGTGGACCTGGCACCCTTGGTGGCCCAGCAGCTGGCCGACATGGCGGTCCAGGCCCAGGCGCAAGGTGTGGATCTGGGCTTGGGCACAGGCAGCGCAGCCGCTGCCTGGGTGCGGGCCGAGCCCGCGAGCCTGCAGGTGCTGCTGCGCAACCTGGTGGACAACGCCGTCAAATACACGCCCGCAGGCGGCCAGGTGGATGTGCGCCTGGAGCTGCGGCCCGCTGCAGAGGGGGCAGACAGCACGCCGGCCCAGGTGCTGTTGGTGGTGGAAGACAGCGGCCCGGGCATTCCCGAGGCCGAACGCGACCATGCGCTGGAACGCTTTGTGCGCGCCGAAGGTGCGGCTGCCTCCGGTATCCAGGGCAGCGGCCTGGGTCTGGCGATCGTACAAACCATTGCCCAACGCCAGGGCGCGCAGGTGGCGTTGCATGGCTCCAAGAGCTTGGGTGGCCTGTGTGTGCAAGTAACCTGGCCGGCAACGCAACCCGTGGCTTAG
- a CDS encoding DUF697 domain-containing protein — protein sequence MHRTTRRILLALLLAFLAYMAVFTVAMVSQLADAADRIHAGAGQWTFVGLLGLLAVAVLLPTFWLLRLPPALKPPGSDDAAAQVAYQARLRQHLARNPHLANQPLDSEADIAQALQQLQALAEAETRSLATTVLTSTALLQNGKLDALVVLATQVRLVWRVARIYGLRPSLRQLGYLYGNVGACMLVASSMDAIDFAELAAPLVQATTPAALASVPGLGAVGSLLTNSLASGAANAFLTLRVGLVAQAYCAPLLQPERAGVRHSATVHAASLLGQLVREVGSRVSQAVYGRMRDAVSHTAQSTVNSVRQAGQGVVDATKGVARSAASTSGAWVDQATDKLQQATLQVADHTARAADAVQRGTQATVKSLKKKP from the coding sequence ATGCACCGCACCACCCGCCGCATTCTGCTGGCCTTGTTGCTGGCCTTTCTGGCCTATATGGCCGTGTTTACTGTAGCCATGGTCTCGCAGCTGGCCGATGCGGCCGACCGCATCCATGCAGGGGCGGGGCAATGGACTTTTGTAGGGCTGCTGGGCCTGCTGGCCGTGGCGGTGCTGCTCCCCACGTTCTGGCTGCTGCGCCTGCCGCCGGCCCTGAAGCCCCCTGGCAGCGACGATGCTGCCGCTCAGGTCGCCTACCAGGCCCGGCTGCGCCAGCACCTGGCGCGCAACCCGCACCTGGCAAATCAGCCGCTGGACAGCGAGGCCGACATCGCCCAGGCATTGCAGCAGTTGCAAGCCTTGGCCGAGGCCGAAACCCGCAGCCTGGCCACCACCGTGCTGACCAGCACCGCCTTGCTGCAAAACGGCAAGCTCGACGCCCTGGTGGTGTTGGCCACCCAGGTCCGACTGGTGTGGCGGGTGGCGCGCATCTACGGTCTGCGACCTTCGCTGCGCCAGCTGGGCTATTTGTACGGCAATGTGGGCGCCTGCATGCTGGTGGCCAGCAGCATGGACGCCATCGACTTTGCCGAGCTGGCCGCCCCGCTGGTGCAGGCCACCACGCCCGCCGCATTGGCCAGCGTGCCCGGCCTGGGTGCCGTGGGCAGCCTGCTGACCAACAGCCTGGCCAGTGGCGCCGCCAATGCTTTTTTGACGCTGCGCGTGGGCCTGGTGGCCCAGGCCTATTGCGCACCGCTGCTGCAGCCCGAGCGCGCCGGTGTGCGCCACAGTGCTACGGTGCATGCCGCCAGCCTGCTGGGTCAGTTGGTGCGTGAAGTGGGCAGCCGTGTCAGCCAGGCCGTCTATGGCCGCATGCGCGATGCCGTCAGCCACACGGCCCAGTCCACCGTGAACAGCGTGCGCCAGGCCGGCCAGGGTGTGGTCGACGCCACCAAGGGCGTGGCACGTTCGGCCGCCAGCACATCAGGGGCCTGGGTGGACCAGGCCACAGACAAGCTGCAGCAAGCCACGTTGCAGGTGGCCGACCACACCGCCCGCGCCGCCGATGCGGTGCAGCGCGGCACGCAAGCCACTGTGAAGTCACTCAAGAAAAAGCCTTGA
- a CDS encoding deoxyribodipyrimidine photo-lyase: MTSSALVWLRRDLRCDDHAALYHALRRFERVYCAFVFDTEILDALPSRQDRRVEFIHASVLQLHAALQDLAARSGAEGGGLIVRHGVAFECVVQLARELGVQEVLANRDYEPQAMARDQQVARELQALGIAFSDYKDQVLLDRDEVLTQQGRPYSVFTPYKRAWLQKLDAFQLKPYPVERHARHLAALPAGETLPSLQDLGFAPTNLAALPLPVGMQGAQQLLADFLPRMEAYQEARDFPGRKGVSYLSVHLRFGTVSIRQLARLAQQRALQGDEGAQTWLSELAWRDFYFMILWHHPHVLTQSFRAEYDRVLWDDAPELWQAWCEARSGYPLVDAAMRQLHQTGYMHNRLRMVVASFLTKDLGIDWRRGERYFAEHLNDYDLAANNGGWQWAASTGCDAQPWFRIFNPVTQSQRFDPDGRFIRRYVPELARLPDKHIHFPAGMKPLELQACGVELGRDYPQPVVDHASARQRTLMRFHFLQQDGL; encoded by the coding sequence ATGACTTCTTCTGCCCTGGTGTGGCTGCGGCGCGATCTGCGCTGTGATGACCATGCCGCGCTCTACCATGCACTGCGCCGCTTTGAGCGGGTGTATTGCGCCTTTGTGTTTGACACCGAGATTCTGGACGCTTTGCCCAGCCGGCAGGACCGGCGCGTGGAGTTCATCCACGCCAGCGTGCTGCAGCTGCATGCGGCGTTGCAGGATCTGGCGGCGCGCAGCGGGGCCGAGGGCGGCGGCCTGATCGTGCGCCACGGCGTGGCGTTTGAGTGCGTGGTGCAGCTGGCGCGCGAGCTGGGCGTGCAAGAGGTGCTGGCCAACCGCGACTACGAGCCCCAGGCCATGGCCCGCGACCAGCAGGTGGCCCGTGAGCTGCAGGCCCTGGGCATTGCTTTCAGCGACTACAAAGACCAGGTGCTGCTGGACCGCGACGAGGTGCTGACCCAGCAGGGCCGTCCTTACAGCGTGTTCACCCCCTACAAGCGCGCCTGGTTGCAAAAGCTCGATGCCTTCCAGCTCAAGCCCTATCCGGTGGAGCGCCATGCCCGCCACTTGGCTGCCCTGCCTGCGGGCGAAACCCTGCCCAGCCTGCAAGACCTGGGCTTTGCCCCGACCAATCTGGCAGCGCTGCCCCTGCCAGTGGGCATGCAAGGCGCACAGCAGTTGCTGGCCGATTTTCTGCCGCGCATGGAGGCCTACCAGGAGGCACGGGATTTTCCGGGCCGCAAGGGCGTGTCCTATCTCTCGGTGCATCTGCGCTTTGGCACCGTGTCCATACGCCAGCTGGCCAGGTTGGCCCAGCAGCGGGCGTTGCAAGGTGATGAAGGTGCCCAGACCTGGTTGTCCGAGCTGGCCTGGCGCGACTTTTATTTCATGATTCTGTGGCATCACCCCCATGTGCTGACCCAGTCATTCCGTGCGGAATATGACCGGGTGCTGTGGGACGATGCACCCGAGCTCTGGCAGGCTTGGTGCGAGGCCCGCAGCGGCTACCCGCTGGTGGATGCCGCCATGCGCCAGCTGCACCAAACCGGCTATATGCACAACCGCTTGCGCATGGTGGTGGCCAGCTTTTTGACCAAGGACCTGGGCATTGACTGGCGCCGGGGCGAGCGCTATTTTGCCGAGCACCTGAACGACTATGACCTGGCCGCCAACAACGGCGGCTGGCAATGGGCGGCATCCACCGGCTGCGATGCACAGCCCTGGTTTCGCATCTTCAACCCGGTCACGCAGTCACAGCGTTTTGACCCGGATGGGCGCTTTATCCGCCGCTATGTGCCCGAGCTGGCGCGGCTGCCGGACAAGCACATCCACTTCCCCGCGGGCATGAAGCCGCTGGAGCTGCAGGCCTGTGGGGTGGAGCTGGGGCGGGACTATCCCCAGCCCGTGGTGGACCATGCCAGCGCGCGGCAGCGCACGCTGATGCGCTTTCATTTTCTGCAGCAGGACGGGCTATAG
- a CDS encoding ArsR/SmtB family transcription factor produces MNEEQVIKSLAALAHPVRLRVFRALVVAGAEGLTPSVLAEQLEVASTALSFHLKELVNAGLVTQERISRNLFYRADFSQMDGVLGYLTENCCAGAGCGISAPSCCPTHDQGGQA; encoded by the coding sequence ATGAATGAAGAGCAAGTCATCAAATCACTGGCAGCGCTGGCACATCCGGTGCGGCTGCGTGTCTTTCGCGCGCTGGTGGTGGCAGGGGCAGAAGGGCTGACGCCTTCTGTTCTGGCGGAGCAGCTGGAGGTGGCATCCACCGCGCTGTCCTTTCACCTCAAAGAGCTGGTGAACGCCGGCCTGGTGACGCAGGAGCGCATCAGCCGCAACCTTTTCTACAGGGCCGACTTTAGCCAGATGGATGGAGTCCTCGGCTATCTGACGGAGAACTGTTGTGCCGGTGCCGGCTGTGGGATTTCTGCACCCAGCTGCTGCCCCACCCACGACCAAGGTGGCCAAGCATGA
- a CDS encoding arsenate reductase ArsC: protein MSTHILVLCTHNAARSVLAEAMFNHWAKKLGVDAKAFSAGAAPSGRIHPQALLALDAAGVERAGLASKHMDLFAQAGAPEMRVVLTVCDSAAAQPCPIWPGAPVRGHWSYPDPSAAPAHEQAQRFALTRQALGYRMLQLVQLPFAKLDNQALQALVQRIGES, encoded by the coding sequence ATGAGCACACATATTTTGGTGCTCTGCACCCACAACGCGGCGCGCAGCGTGCTGGCGGAAGCCATGTTCAACCACTGGGCCAAGAAGCTGGGCGTGGATGCCAAAGCCTTCAGCGCAGGGGCAGCGCCCAGCGGCCGCATCCACCCCCAGGCCCTGCTGGCCCTGGATGCCGCAGGCGTGGAGCGTGCGGGCCTGGCCAGCAAACACATGGACTTGTTTGCCCAGGCAGGCGCACCCGAGATGCGGGTGGTTCTCACGGTATGCGACAGCGCTGCAGCGCAGCCCTGCCCGATATGGCCTGGCGCGCCGGTGCGTGGCCACTGGAGCTATCCCGATCCTTCGGCCGCCCCCGCGCACGAACAGGCCCAGCGCTTTGCGCTGACGCGCCAGGCCCTGGGCTACCGCATGCTGCAGCTGGTGCAGCTGCCTTTTGCCAAGCTGGACAACCAGGCATTGCAGGCGCTGGTGCAGCGCATAGGGGAGTCTTGA
- the arsB gene encoding ACR3 family arsenite efflux transporter, with translation MQASAPAPAKPAMGWFERYLTLWVLLCIGAGIALGHGLPELTHAVAAMEVAKVNLPVGMLIWVMIIPMLVKIDFSALSQVKSHARGIGVTLFINWGVKPFSMALLAWLFLRHLFAPWLDPAQVDSYVAGLILLGAAPCTAMVFVWSQLCKGDPYFTLSQVALNDAIMLLAFAPIVALLLGISSITVPWATLLVSVLLYILVPVALAQMLRKHLLGKGEAVFQRATAAMGPMSMLALLTTLVLLFAFQGQSILAQPLVIALLAVPILIQVVLNSGLAYWLNKKLGVAHCVAGPSALIGASNFFELAVATAISLFGLHSGAALATVVGVLIEVPVMLAVVAVVNQSRRWYEGQLPAVQP, from the coding sequence ATGCAAGCTTCCGCTCCAGCTCCTGCCAAGCCCGCCATGGGCTGGTTTGAACGCTACCTCACGCTCTGGGTGCTGCTGTGCATAGGCGCGGGCATTGCCTTGGGCCATGGCTTGCCCGAGCTGACCCACGCCGTGGCCGCCATGGAAGTGGCCAAGGTGAACCTTCCGGTGGGCATGCTCATCTGGGTGATGATCATTCCCATGCTGGTCAAGATTGACTTCTCTGCCCTGTCGCAGGTGAAGTCCCATGCGCGCGGCATCGGTGTGACCTTGTTCATCAACTGGGGCGTCAAGCCTTTTTCCATGGCCTTGCTGGCCTGGTTGTTCCTGCGGCATCTCTTTGCCCCATGGCTGGACCCGGCCCAGGTGGACAGCTATGTGGCGGGGCTGATCTTGCTGGGCGCGGCGCCTTGCACGGCCATGGTGTTTGTCTGGAGCCAGCTGTGCAAGGGCGACCCGTATTTCACCCTGTCCCAGGTGGCCTTGAACGACGCCATCATGCTGCTGGCCTTTGCGCCCATCGTGGCCTTGCTGCTGGGTATCTCCTCCATTACCGTGCCATGGGCCACCTTGCTGGTTTCGGTGCTGCTCTACATCTTGGTGCCCGTTGCCTTGGCGCAAATGCTGCGCAAGCATTTGTTGGGCAAGGGGGAGGCTGTTTTTCAGCGGGCCACGGCCGCCATGGGGCCGATGTCCATGCTCGCATTGCTCACCACGCTGGTGCTGCTGTTTGCCTTCCAGGGCCAGTCCATTCTGGCCCAGCCCCTGGTGATCGCCTTGCTGGCCGTGCCCATCCTCATTCAAGTGGTGCTGAACTCGGGGCTGGCCTACTGGCTCAACAAAAAACTGGGCGTGGCCCATTGCGTGGCCGGACCTTCGGCCTTGATTGGCGCCAGCAACTTTTTTGAGCTGGCGGTTGCCACCGCCATCAGCCTGTTTGGCCTGCACTCCGGTGCCGCGCTGGCCACCGTCGTGGGGGTGCTGATTGAAGTGCCTGTCATGCTGGCCGTGGTGGCCGTCGTCAACCAATCCCGGCGCTGGTACGAAGGCCAGCTTCCAGCCGTACAACCCTGA
- the arsH gene encoding arsenical resistance protein ArsH — MSLESMASHVDAASFHIPTSQVLQALQSRNASAHGPRILMLYGSLRERSYSKLLTQEAARLLEGMGAEVRIYDPEGLPQPDAAPVEHPKVQELRALVRWSEGMVWTSPERHGAMTGIMKTQIDWIPLSEGALRPTQGKTLAVMQVSGGSQSFNAVNQLRILGRWMRLLTIPNQSSVAKAYQEFEEDGRMKPSSFYDRVVDVMEELVKFTLLTRDVAPYLVDRYSERKQARALQPARMPEL; from the coding sequence ATGTCCCTTGAATCCATGGCCTCCCATGTGGATGCTGCCAGCTTTCACATTCCCACTTCGCAAGTGCTGCAGGCGCTGCAATCGCGCAATGCCTCGGCCCATGGGCCGCGCATTCTGATGCTTTATGGCTCGCTGCGTGAGCGTTCCTACAGCAAGCTGCTGACGCAAGAGGCCGCGCGGTTGCTGGAGGGCATGGGGGCCGAAGTGCGCATCTATGACCCAGAGGGGCTGCCCCAGCCCGATGCGGCACCGGTGGAGCATCCCAAGGTGCAGGAGTTGCGTGCGCTGGTGCGGTGGAGTGAAGGCATGGTGTGGACATCGCCCGAGCGCCATGGCGCTATGACCGGCATCATGAAGACCCAGATCGACTGGATTCCGCTGTCGGAAGGCGCGCTGCGCCCCACCCAGGGAAAGACGCTGGCCGTCATGCAGGTGAGCGGCGGTTCCCAATCCTTCAACGCAGTCAACCAGCTGCGCATTCTGGGCCGCTGGATGCGCTTGCTCACCATCCCCAACCAAAGCTCGGTCGCCAAGGCCTACCAGGAGTTTGAAGAGGATGGCCGCATGAAGCCCTCCTCCTTTTATGACCGGGTGGTGGATGTGATGGAGGAGCTGGTGAAGTTCACGCTGCTCACGCGGGACGTCGCCCCGTATCTGGTGGACCGCTATAGCGAACGCAAGCAAGCGCGTGCGCTGCAGCCTGCCCGAATGCCAGAGCTCTAG
- a CDS encoding TetR/AcrR family transcriptional regulator gives MHHAPTSKPRRGRPPKSRGEDADTRELLVRAGLEVLTEKGFAAAGIDEILGRVNVPKGSFYHYFASKEAFGLELIERYATYFAHKLDSHFDNQAAAPLARLEGFIADAVSGMERFAFKRGCLIGNLGQEMGALPESFRTRLVEVFTDWEQRTAACLEAAKAQGQIAPHADCQALATAFWIGWEGAVLRAKLERSAQPLSAFARFFLSGLPRA, from the coding sequence ATGCACCATGCACCCACCTCCAAACCACGGCGCGGCCGACCCCCCAAATCGCGGGGGGAAGATGCCGACACACGCGAGCTGTTGGTGCGTGCCGGCCTGGAAGTGCTGACCGAAAAAGGCTTTGCCGCCGCCGGCATCGACGAAATTCTGGGCCGGGTGAACGTGCCCAAGGGCTCGTTCTATCACTACTTCGCCAGCAAGGAAGCCTTTGGCCTGGAGCTGATCGAGCGCTACGCCACCTACTTTGCCCACAAGCTCGACAGCCACTTTGACAACCAGGCCGCTGCGCCGTTGGCCAGGCTGGAAGGCTTTATTGCCGATGCGGTGAGCGGCATGGAGCGCTTTGCATTCAAGCGGGGCTGCCTGATTGGCAACCTGGGCCAGGAAATGGGCGCGTTGCCCGAGTCCTTTCGCACGCGGTTGGTCGAGGTTTTTACCGACTGGGAGCAGCGCACGGCGGCCTGTCTGGAGGCCGCCAAGGCGCAGGGGCAGATTGCGCCCCATGCCGACTGCCAAGCCCTGGCCACGGCCTTCTGGATTGGTTGGGAGGGTGCCGTGCTGCGGGCCAAGCTGGAGCGCAGCGCCCAGCCGCTGAGCGCATTTGCCCGTTTTTTTCTCTCGGGTCTGCCCAGGGCCTGA
- a CDS encoding MDR family oxidoreductase: protein MFQAILIAKDDAGYQARLQRLEESQLPEGDVLVRVSHSTLNYKDALAITGKAPVVRQFPMVPGIDLVGQVEYSAHAGYQKGDWVLLNGWGVGEAHWGGLAQMARLKGDWLIPLPAGLTPQQAMSIGTAGYTAMLCVMALERHGLQPGDGEIVVTGAAGGVGSVAIAILAKLGYSVVAITGRTEDAAYLQGLGATEVLPRAQFSAPGKPLAKERWAGAVDVVGSHTLANLCATTRYGGVVTACGLAAGMDLPASVAPFILRGVTLAGIDSVMRPRADRIAAWGRLARDLDLDKLATISQELPLSQVIPLAAELLQGRVRGRIVVDVNR, encoded by the coding sequence ATGTTCCAAGCCATCTTGATCGCCAAGGACGACGCCGGCTACCAGGCCCGCTTGCAGCGTCTGGAGGAATCCCAGTTGCCGGAGGGCGATGTGCTGGTGCGCGTCTCGCATTCGACGTTGAACTACAAGGACGCGCTGGCCATCACCGGCAAGGCGCCGGTGGTGCGCCAGTTCCCCATGGTGCCCGGCATCGATCTGGTGGGCCAGGTGGAATATTCCGCGCATGCCGGCTACCAAAAAGGTGACTGGGTGTTGCTCAACGGCTGGGGCGTGGGCGAGGCCCATTGGGGCGGGCTGGCGCAAATGGCACGCCTGAAAGGGGATTGGCTGATTCCGCTGCCCGCCGGGCTGACGCCGCAGCAAGCCATGTCCATCGGCACGGCGGGCTATACGGCCATGCTCTGCGTCATGGCGCTGGAGCGCCATGGTCTGCAACCCGGCGATGGCGAGATCGTGGTGACCGGCGCGGCCGGTGGTGTGGGCAGCGTGGCCATCGCCATCCTGGCCAAGCTGGGCTATAGCGTGGTTGCCATCACCGGGCGCACCGAGGACGCAGCCTATCTGCAAGGTCTGGGCGCCACCGAAGTACTGCCGCGCGCCCAGTTCTCAGCTCCCGGCAAGCCCCTGGCCAAGGAGCGCTGGGCCGGTGCGGTGGATGTGGTAGGCAGCCACACCCTGGCCAATCTCTGCGCCACCACACGCTATGGCGGTGTGGTCACGGCCTGTGGGCTGGCCGCCGGCATGGACCTGCCCGCCAGCGTGGCCCCCTTCATCCTGCGTGGCGTGACCCTAGCCGGCATAGACAGCGTGATGCGCCCGCGCGCGGACCGCATTGCGGCCTGGGGCCGATTGGCCCGCGATCTGGACCTGGACAAGCTGGCCACCATCAGCCAGGAGCTGCCGCTGTCCCAGGTGATTCCGCTGGCAGCGGAGCTGCTGCAAGGCCGCGTCAGAGGCCGCATCGTGGTCGACGTGAACCGCTAA
- a CDS encoding peroxidase-related enzyme (This protein belongs to a clade of uncharacterized proteins related to peroxidases such as the alkylhydroperoxidase AhpD.) — MHPSDTAAISRFPIPRLEDMPEDIRARIVAVQEKSGFIPNVFLTLAHRPDEFRAFFAYHDALMERPSKLTKAEREMIVVATSAVNQCQYCVIAHGAILRIRAKNPLMADQIATNYRKADISPRQKAMLDFAMKVSASAHLVGEADFELLKQHGFDDEDIWDMAGVSAFFGMSNRLANVTNMRPNAEFYAMGRG; from the coding sequence ATGCACCCCAGCGACACCGCCGCCATCAGCCGCTTTCCCATTCCCCGGCTGGAAGACATGCCCGAAGACATACGCGCCCGCATCGTGGCCGTGCAAGAAAAGTCGGGCTTTATCCCCAATGTGTTTTTGACGCTGGCCCACCGCCCCGACGAGTTTCGTGCCTTCTTTGCCTACCACGACGCCCTGATGGAGCGCCCCAGCAAACTCACCAAAGCCGAGCGCGAAATGATCGTGGTGGCCACCAGCGCCGTGAACCAATGCCAGTACTGCGTGATCGCCCACGGCGCCATCTTGCGCATACGCGCCAAGAACCCGCTGATGGCCGATCAGATCGCCACCAACTACCGCAAGGCCGACATCAGCCCCCGCCAAAAAGCCATGCTGGACTTTGCCATGAAGGTCTCTGCCAGCGCCCATCTGGTGGGCGAGGCGGACTTCGAGCTGCTCAAGCAACACGGCTTTGACGATGAAGACATCTGGGACATGGCCGGCGTGTCCGCCTTCTTTGGCATGTCCAACCGCCTCGCCAATGTGACCAATATGCGGCCGAATGCGGAGTTCTACGCCATGGGACGGGGGTGA
- a CDS encoding YwqG family protein, whose product MDLNTLAKHLDASPPLQAHKQYFLNLARPAIAIRLGGTKGKPLQSRFGGQPMVPAGFAWPEHPDGHYLFVGQINFAELPDGPDRPAELPTSGLLSLFYGFDEDDAIFWRDENYLKAFYWPDTRDLHEIQVPHRWVTDSCELLFETSIDIPRHEELRNDWPMDFDELYDWFDALEESGDLPRDYLLGRPSWDSLGYDPTPNLEEHPSSSHWRSLLTLQSHDAFNWCWQDGARLMAFVEDDKLRAKDFSRLQVDCG is encoded by the coding sequence ATGGATCTCAACACGCTTGCAAAACACCTTGATGCCTCGCCGCCGCTGCAAGCGCACAAGCAATATTTCTTGAACCTGGCCCGGCCTGCTATTGCCATTCGCTTGGGAGGCACCAAGGGCAAGCCTTTGCAAAGCCGCTTTGGCGGCCAGCCCATGGTGCCCGCAGGCTTTGCCTGGCCCGAGCATCCGGACGGCCACTATTTGTTTGTCGGACAGATCAATTTTGCAGAGCTACCCGATGGGCCCGATCGCCCGGCAGAGCTGCCCACCAGCGGGCTGCTGTCGCTGTTCTATGGCTTTGACGAGGACGACGCCATCTTCTGGCGTGATGAGAACTATCTCAAGGCTTTCTACTGGCCCGACACCCGCGATCTGCACGAAATTCAGGTACCCCACCGTTGGGTCACGGACAGCTGCGAACTGCTGTTTGAAACCAGCATCGACATTCCGCGCCACGAAGAACTGCGCAACGATTGGCCCATGGATTTTGACGAACTCTACGACTGGTTCGATGCACTGGAAGAAAGCGGTGATCTGCCGCGCGACTATCTGCTGGGTCGCCCTTCCTGGGACAGCCTGGGCTATGACCCCACGCCGAATCTGGAGGAGCACCCCAGCAGCTCGCACTGGCGCTCGCTGCTGACGCTTCAGTCGCACGACGCATTCAACTGGTGCTGGCAGGATGGCGCGCGGCTGATGGCCTTTGTGGAGGACGACAAGCTACGCGCCAAGGACTTCAGCCGTCTTCAGGTGGACTGCGGCTAA
- the yfcF gene encoding glutathione transferase yields the protein MQFSPLHLYADAQFASPYAMSVFVTLQEKQLPFDLSTIDLGRQENVAGLYATTSLTQRVPTLVHGDFALSESSAISEYLDEAFPATQVYPVDLQARARARQLQAWLRSDLMPIRQERSTEVIFYARAAAPLSSAAQTAAHKLFFAADALLSQEASHLFGAWCIADTDLALMLNRLILNGDKVPTKLASYAARQWERPSVQQWLALERPPL from the coding sequence ATGCAGTTCAGCCCACTACATCTCTATGCCGATGCGCAATTTGCCAGCCCCTATGCCATGTCTGTTTTTGTGACATTGCAAGAAAAGCAGCTGCCGTTTGACCTTTCCACGATAGATCTTGGCCGACAAGAAAATGTCGCCGGGCTTTATGCCACGACCTCGTTGACGCAGCGTGTGCCAACGCTGGTCCACGGGGACTTTGCATTGTCTGAGTCATCGGCCATTTCCGAGTACCTCGATGAAGCGTTTCCAGCAACACAGGTCTATCCCGTGGATCTGCAAGCCCGTGCCAGAGCTCGCCAACTTCAAGCTTGGTTGAGGAGCGACCTCATGCCCATCCGGCAAGAGCGCTCCACCGAGGTCATTTTTTACGCTCGAGCGGCAGCGCCACTATCGAGCGCAGCCCAGACCGCGGCCCACAAGCTCTTTTTTGCAGCCGATGCGCTGCTCTCGCAAGAGGCATCGCATCTTTTTGGCGCATGGTGTATTGCCGACACCGATTTGGCCTTGATGCTCAACCGCCTCATTCTGAACGGTGACAAGGTGCCAACCAAATTGGCAAGCTATGCCGCTCGCCAATGGGAGAGGCCTTCGGTACAGCAATGGCTTGCACTGGAGCGGCCGCCGCTTTGA